The following are from one region of the Rosistilla carotiformis genome:
- the cutA gene encoding divalent-cation tolerance protein CutA, with protein sequence MELISLADFLQITTTTPTESEAQQIAAELIQQRFAACVQIEGPIASHYRWEGAVHCDSEFRLSIKTVAARYPEVERLIQSLHSYQQPQIIALPIVAGTAGYLDWLTEQTRPIC encoded by the coding sequence TTGGAGTTGATATCATTGGCCGATTTCCTGCAAATTACAACAACCACACCGACGGAGAGCGAAGCCCAGCAGATCGCCGCGGAATTGATCCAGCAACGCTTCGCCGCGTGCGTGCAGATTGAAGGCCCGATCGCCAGTCATTATCGATGGGAAGGAGCGGTCCACTGCGATTCTGAATTTCGTTTGAGCATCAAAACCGTTGCGGCGAGGTATCCCGAGGTGGAGCGTTTGATCCAGTCACTGCATTCGTATCAGCAGCCGCAAATCATCGCGTTGCCGATCGTTGCCGGGACGGCAGGTTACTTGGACTGGTTGACCGAACAGACACGCCCGATTTGCTAG
- a CDS encoding carboxymuconolactone decarboxylase family protein, with product MPRLQTITPDQAEGPLKGIYDDLTAKMGKVVNIFQGMGNSPAALNAYLSMSDALAQGELAPAEREIIYLAVSEQNGCQYCVSAHSMLAKKVGVANDEILAARQFQSGDKKHEALLTFIRRVIASRGLVSDAELQAVQSAGYTDGQIAEAVGYIGLATFSNLFNHVNDTTLDFPAAEKL from the coding sequence ATGCCACGCCTTCAAACCATCACTCCCGACCAAGCTGAAGGACCATTGAAGGGAATTTACGACGACCTGACCGCCAAAATGGGAAAGGTCGTCAACATTTTTCAAGGGATGGGCAACAGCCCAGCGGCGTTAAACGCCTATCTTTCGATGTCCGACGCGTTGGCCCAAGGGGAGCTAGCGCCTGCGGAGCGTGAGATCATCTACCTGGCGGTCAGCGAACAAAACGGTTGCCAATATTGCGTCTCCGCGCATTCGATGTTGGCAAAAAAGGTTGGTGTCGCGAACGACGAGATCCTTGCCGCGCGGCAGTTCCAATCGGGCGACAAGAAGCACGAAGCGCTGCTAACTTTCATCCGCCGCGTGATCGCCAGTCGAGGTTTGGTAAGCGACGCAGAACTGCAAGCGGTTCAGTCGGCAGGGTACACCGACGGGCAGATTGCCGAGGCGGTCGGTTATATCGGATTGGCGACCTTCTCCAACCTGTTTAACCACGTCAACGATACGACGCTCGATTTTCCCGCGGCGGAAAAACTGTAG
- a CDS encoding serine/threonine protein kinase, with protein MIKSRQKLGKYQIEKKLGEGGFAGVYRALDTIEGVRVALKIPYSQTLSSDVLEECLKEVRMMASLDHPNILTLKNAEFIEGHFVLAFPLAEQTLGDRITKRMSIAQGISYTEQMLEAVSYAHERRIIHCDLKPENMVLFPEGDLRLTDFGIAKIAMRTLRASGSGTVGYIAPEQAMGRPSFRSDVFSLGLVLYRVFSGKLPEWPFTWPPPNYRALCERVSPEFVEMLRRSLQMEPQRRYRNATQMLSAFRRLKPRAILNNEATANAGKKKKTGRDWRTLRYQQFLRSYGKAVDVNGFCKKCNGPVAESMIACPWCSSDRDQQVRETRFPQVCPRCDGGMKLDWSFCPWCDGAEFELGSTRSFTDKRYTTTCENEACGGSLMPFMRYCPWCQSAVQRSWKLPRSKDKCQSCDWGVTREFWSCCPWCATDI; from the coding sequence ATGATCAAGTCACGACAGAAACTTGGAAAATATCAGATTGAGAAGAAGCTCGGTGAAGGGGGCTTCGCAGGTGTTTACCGTGCGCTAGACACGATCGAGGGGGTCCGCGTTGCGCTGAAGATCCCTTATTCGCAGACGCTCAGTTCCGATGTGCTGGAAGAATGTCTGAAAGAAGTGCGGATGATGGCGTCGTTGGATCATCCTAACATTCTCACGCTCAAGAACGCGGAGTTTATCGAAGGGCATTTTGTGCTCGCGTTTCCGCTGGCCGAACAGACTTTGGGGGACCGCATCACCAAACGGATGTCGATTGCCCAAGGGATCAGCTATACCGAACAGATGCTCGAAGCGGTTTCGTATGCCCACGAGCGGCGGATCATTCATTGCGATCTGAAGCCCGAGAACATGGTCTTGTTTCCCGAGGGGGACCTGCGGCTTACCGATTTCGGGATCGCGAAGATTGCCATGCGGACGCTCCGTGCGTCTGGTTCAGGAACCGTTGGCTACATCGCTCCCGAACAAGCGATGGGGCGTCCTTCGTTCCGCAGCGACGTCTTTTCGCTGGGGTTGGTGCTGTATCGCGTCTTCAGCGGCAAGCTGCCCGAATGGCCTTTCACCTGGCCGCCCCCGAATTATCGGGCGCTTTGCGAACGGGTGAGTCCTGAGTTTGTGGAGATGTTGCGGCGTTCATTGCAGATGGAACCACAGCGACGCTACCGCAACGCGACGCAGATGTTGTCTGCCTTTCGGCGTTTGAAACCGCGTGCGATCCTGAACAACGAAGCGACGGCAAACGCTGGAAAAAAGAAGAAGACAGGACGCGATTGGCGGACGCTGCGGTACCAGCAGTTCCTGCGCAGCTACGGCAAGGCAGTCGATGTCAACGGATTCTGCAAGAAGTGCAACGGGCCGGTCGCCGAGTCGATGATCGCGTGTCCGTGGTGCAGTTCGGATCGCGACCAACAGGTGCGAGAGACCCGTTTCCCGCAGGTTTGTCCACGCTGCGACGGCGGCATGAAGCTGGATTGGTCCTTCTGTCCGTGGTGCGATGGCGCTGAATTCGAATTGGGTTCGACCCGTTCGTTTACCGACAAACGCTACACGACGACCTGCGAAAACGAAGCCTGTGGCGGCAGTCTGATGCCATTCATGCGATATTGTCCCTGGTGCCAGAGTGCGGTGCAGCGATCGTGGAAATTGCCTCGATCGAAGGACAAATGTCAATCGTGTGATTGGGGCGTGACGCGTGAATTCTGGAGCTGTTGCCCTTGGTGTGCCACGGACATCTAA
- a CDS encoding alpha/beta hydrolase family protein yields the protein MWLRKRLADRFILRPSRRVVDDPQPATRMIVDGPQGDIECFAARKPAGTQAAAPLDVDQSPADLLILKLPGTGGRAERSTAFPALLFQPRDVEVWTWNPPGYGLSQGSASLRHIPAAVLAVWDHLQQHRVGPNTKTLIVGNSLGSVTALYLASQREADALMIRNPPPLVDMVRDGNAWWNAHRGGTWIAASIEAKMDATTTASHCQMPALFVQSQLDALVPARLQQSIIDAYAGPHRLVVLPEAEHDTPYRADDLDAIQSGLQWLLPKMFDQPLE from the coding sequence ATGTGGCTTCGCAAACGACTCGCCGACCGCTTTATCCTTCGTCCCTCGCGGCGCGTGGTCGACGATCCGCAACCCGCGACGCGGATGATCGTCGACGGACCGCAAGGCGACATCGAATGCTTCGCGGCGCGGAAGCCAGCTGGCACACAAGCCGCAGCGCCGTTGGACGTTGATCAATCGCCGGCCGATCTGCTGATCTTAAAGTTGCCTGGGACAGGCGGCCGCGCCGAGCGATCGACAGCTTTTCCCGCCCTGCTCTTCCAGCCGCGCGATGTCGAAGTTTGGACCTGGAATCCGCCGGGCTACGGACTCAGCCAAGGCTCCGCCTCGCTGCGACACATTCCCGCCGCAGTCCTTGCCGTTTGGGATCATCTGCAACAGCACCGCGTCGGTCCCAACACGAAGACATTGATCGTCGGCAACAGTCTCGGTTCGGTGACAGCTTTGTATTTGGCCAGCCAACGCGAGGCCGACGCGCTGATGATCCGCAACCCGCCGCCGCTCGTCGACATGGTCCGCGACGGCAACGCCTGGTGGAACGCTCATCGCGGCGGAACGTGGATCGCGGCATCGATCGAAGCGAAGATGGACGCCACGACAACCGCCAGCCACTGCCAGATGCCAGCTCTGTTTGTCCAATCGCAACTCGACGCCCTCGTCCCCGCTCGGCTTCAGCAATCGATCATCGACGCCTACGCCGGCCCGCACCGCCTGGTCGTCCTGCCCGAAGCCGAACACGATACCCCCTACCGCGCCGACGACCTCGACGCGATCCAATCGGGACTGCAATGGCTGCTGCCCAAGATGTTCGACCAACCGCTGGAGTAA
- a CDS encoding glycosyltransferase family 2 protein, producing the protein MKKSLIATSSQHEFANAELPSRRHDSSQHCERLLDEAESLVQQAIDDAQTDAPELSVVIPVFNERETLPQVIAAVQALPITKEIIVVDDGSSDGTADWLASQRGKSGLTIVLRRRNRGKGSALRMGFRHCRGEIIAIQDADLEYDPRDLMKVIRPIQDGLSDIAYGSRYLGNHVQDPSFLHRLGNRVLTGLSNVTTGLRLTDMETCYKAFRRDLIQGLTLRQCRFGFEPEVTAKLARSGQRFMEVPIEYQSRGYDEGKKIGWRDGVNAIYCMLRYSRWD; encoded by the coding sequence ATGAAGAAGAGCCTGATCGCAACGTCGTCGCAGCATGAATTTGCAAACGCGGAGCTGCCGAGCCGCCGCCACGATAGTTCTCAGCACTGTGAGCGTTTGCTCGACGAAGCGGAATCGCTGGTCCAACAGGCGATCGACGACGCCCAGACCGATGCGCCGGAGCTGTCGGTGGTGATCCCAGTCTTCAACGAACGCGAGACGCTGCCGCAAGTGATCGCCGCGGTCCAAGCCCTGCCGATCACGAAAGAAATCATCGTCGTCGACGACGGTAGCAGCGACGGAACCGCCGATTGGCTGGCTAGCCAACGCGGGAAGTCGGGGCTGACGATCGTCCTGCGGCGTCGCAATCGCGGCAAGGGATCGGCCCTGCGGATGGGCTTTCGCCACTGCCGCGGCGAGATCATCGCGATCCAAGATGCCGACCTCGAATACGATCCCCGCGATCTGATGAAAGTCATCCGGCCGATCCAGGATGGACTCTCCGATATCGCCTACGGTTCCCGCTATCTGGGCAACCACGTGCAGGACCCTTCGTTCTTGCATCGCTTGGGGAATCGCGTGCTGACCGGTTTAAGTAACGTCACGACCGGTCTACGGTTGACCGACATGGAGACCTGTTACAAAGCGTTCCGCCGGGACTTGATCCAAGGGCTGACGCTGCGACAGTGCCGATTTGGATTTGAACCCGAAGTGACGGCCAAGTTGGCTCGCAGCGGCCAAAGGTTCATGGAAGTCCCGATCGAATACCAGAGTCGCGGCTACGACGAGGGGAAGAAGATCGGTTGGCGCGATGGTGTCAACGCGATCTACTGCATGTTACGGTACAGCCGCTGGGATTGA
- a CDS encoding PP2C family protein-serine/threonine phosphatase, whose protein sequence is MDKEVQLVLNPCGPGPSIIYRDRRMNRAAVHLAAGGEAAVFTSRSPNKETPNEDVAAIVPCDGDTCVLIVADGMGGHSAGEVASLMAVREMVLAINEALRQQFMLRIGIINGFERANEAVQAMGIGSGTTLAVVEITKDEVRPYHAGDSVVLVVGSRGKIKLETTSHSPVGFGLAAGFLNSKEAMEHAERHVILNAVGSASMRIEIGSAIRLAARDTVLLASDGLTDNVTIQEAIDRIRSGKIEESVNELTSLAVQRMGSPGEGRPSKPDDLTVLLFRRQSG, encoded by the coding sequence TTGGATAAGGAAGTTCAGTTGGTGCTCAATCCCTGCGGCCCAGGCCCTTCGATAATCTACCGTGATCGGCGGATGAACCGCGCCGCTGTTCATCTAGCGGCCGGTGGGGAAGCGGCCGTTTTCACGTCGCGAAGCCCCAACAAGGAAACGCCCAACGAAGATGTCGCGGCGATTGTTCCTTGTGACGGCGACACCTGCGTGCTGATTGTTGCCGATGGGATGGGCGGGCATTCGGCGGGGGAGGTCGCATCGTTGATGGCGGTTCGCGAAATGGTGCTTGCGATCAACGAGGCGCTGCGTCAACAGTTCATGCTTCGGATTGGAATCATCAACGGTTTCGAACGCGCTAACGAAGCGGTCCAGGCAATGGGCATTGGATCGGGAACGACGCTGGCCGTGGTCGAAATCACCAAAGACGAAGTCCGCCCGTATCATGCGGGGGATTCGGTGGTCTTGGTTGTCGGTTCGCGAGGCAAGATCAAACTGGAAACGACTTCGCATTCGCCGGTTGGATTTGGACTGGCCGCCGGTTTTTTGAATTCCAAAGAAGCGATGGAGCATGCCGAACGGCACGTGATCCTGAATGCTGTGGGTTCGGCTTCGATGCGTATTGAAATTGGATCGGCGATCCGGTTGGCGGCGCGCGACACGGTGCTGTTGGCCAGCGATGGCTTAACCGATAACGTCACGATCCAGGAAGCGATCGATCGAATTCGCAGCGGGAAGATCGAAGAGAGTGTTAACGAATTGACAAGTCTTGCCGTCCAACGGATGGGCAGCCCTGGGGAAGGTCGGCCCAGCAAACCGGACGATCTGACCGTTTTGCTATTCCGCCGGCAATCCGGTTAG
- a CDS encoding alpha/beta hydrolase, with protein MPNPSVLKLRFLFVAAFAFTTLLHAAAQDAAPAATTYKTDEDVAYRSGDDLTDAMRERCKLDIYYPDNKTDFATVVWFHGGGLTAGNKSIPKGLKNQGIAVVAVNYRLGPAVKSPAYIEDAAAAVAWTFQNIADYGGSPEKIYVSGHSAGGYLASMVGLDRRWLAAHKIEADDIAGLIPFSGHTITHFTIRAERGIGGKQPVVDDMAPLYHVRSDAPPLLLITGDRELEILGRYEENAYLWRMMKVAGHARTELFELDGYNHGGMAEPAHPLMLKFIRNDLASKQ; from the coding sequence ATGCCTAACCCCTCCGTTTTGAAACTCCGTTTCCTATTTGTTGCGGCGTTTGCGTTCACCACGCTGCTGCATGCCGCGGCGCAAGATGCCGCCCCCGCAGCGACGACCTACAAGACCGATGAGGATGTTGCTTATCGCAGTGGCGACGATTTGACCGACGCGATGCGCGAACGGTGCAAGTTGGACATTTATTACCCCGACAACAAAACGGATTTCGCAACCGTCGTCTGGTTCCACGGCGGTGGGCTGACGGCCGGGAACAAATCGATTCCCAAGGGCTTGAAGAATCAAGGGATCGCCGTGGTAGCGGTGAATTATCGCTTGGGGCCTGCGGTGAAGTCGCCCGCCTATATCGAAGACGCCGCCGCAGCGGTTGCCTGGACTTTCCAAAACATTGCCGACTACGGCGGATCGCCGGAGAAAATCTATGTGAGCGGGCATTCGGCCGGCGGCTATCTGGCAAGCATGGTCGGACTCGACCGCCGCTGGTTGGCCGCACACAAAATCGAAGCCGACGATATCGCGGGTTTGATCCCGTTCAGCGGTCACACGATCACACACTTCACGATCCGCGCCGAACGTGGGATCGGTGGGAAGCAGCCGGTCGTTGATGACATGGCGCCGCTGTACCACGTGCGTAGTGATGCGCCCCCTTTACTGCTGATCACCGGGGATCGCGAGTTGGAAATACTGGGCCGCTATGAAGAGAACGCTTACCTATGGCGGATGATGAAAGTCGCGGGGCATGCGCGGACGGAACTGTTCGAACTCGATGGCTACAATCACGGTGGCATGGCCGAACCGGCGCACCCTTTGATGCTGAAGTTCATCCGCAACGATCTGGCTTCGAAGCAGTAA
- a CDS encoding GIY-YIG nuclease family protein, with protein MDLQQYGERFEGFGPNPLDPLGPRPTQRIDASSPPELRTLVRQRFPKAPGIYGMLDRRGQLIYVGKSKRLRTRLLSYFSPRNAEEKAGRIIQASQTILWETQPSEFAALLREQQLIRRWTPRWNVQEIPKRQRPVYLCLGGVPAPYFFIDRMPPADVVASEGPFMGAGKMQRAVDALNNFFRLRDCSSKQELYFADQLQLFDLQQRPGCLRYEIGRCSGPCVGQCTRRQYDQQVAEAESFLDGFHAGPLEAIRETIQRAAEMRQYELAGRMSRDLVALEFLHRKLMFLAAARRKFTFVYAVAGHAPQDTAAEPQRGVWYLIRQGEVCESIVAPRCPEEFQRARPRVAHWKRVLADPENHRSASAFPFTLSLVANWLRKQPQELESTFHPSEAGRRYRDLARL; from the coding sequence ATGGATTTGCAACAGTACGGCGAACGATTTGAAGGCTTCGGGCCCAATCCGCTGGACCCATTGGGGCCGCGGCCGACGCAGCGGATCGATGCGTCCTCGCCCCCCGAACTGCGAACTTTGGTTCGCCAACGATTCCCTAAGGCCCCCGGCATCTACGGAATGCTGGATCGCCGCGGTCAATTGATCTACGTCGGAAAATCGAAGCGATTGCGTACGCGGCTGTTGTCCTACTTCAGCCCCCGCAATGCCGAAGAAAAGGCGGGCCGGATCATCCAAGCGTCCCAGACGATCCTGTGGGAGACGCAGCCCAGCGAATTTGCGGCACTGCTGCGTGAACAACAACTGATTCGCCGCTGGACACCGCGTTGGAACGTTCAAGAAATTCCGAAACGCCAACGCCCCGTCTATTTATGTTTGGGAGGCGTGCCAGCACCCTATTTCTTCATCGACAGGATGCCGCCGGCGGACGTCGTCGCCAGCGAAGGGCCGTTTATGGGAGCCGGCAAGATGCAGCGGGCGGTCGATGCGCTGAACAACTTTTTTCGACTGCGCGATTGCAGCAGCAAACAAGAACTCTATTTCGCTGACCAGTTGCAACTATTCGACCTGCAACAGCGTCCCGGGTGTCTGCGGTATGAGATCGGCCGCTGCAGTGGTCCCTGCGTTGGGCAATGCACGCGCCGTCAATACGATCAACAGGTGGCCGAGGCGGAGAGTTTTCTCGATGGCTTCCATGCAGGGCCACTGGAAGCGATTCGCGAGACGATCCAACGGGCGGCGGAAATGCGACAGTACGAACTGGCGGGGCGGATGAGTCGCGATCTGGTCGCGTTGGAGTTTCTGCATCGGAAACTAATGTTCTTGGCCGCGGCGCGGCGCAAATTTACATTTGTGTATGCCGTTGCTGGTCACGCCCCCCAGGATACCGCCGCCGAACCGCAACGCGGTGTCTGGTATCTGATTCGGCAAGGCGAGGTTTGCGAATCGATCGTCGCGCCGCGCTGCCCTGAAGAATTTCAGCGGGCACGTCCACGTGTCGCCCATTGGAAACGCGTCCTGGCCGATCCTGAAAACCATCGCTCGGCGAGCGCTTTCCCATTCACTTTGTCACTGGTCGCCAATTGGTTGCGAAAACAACCTCAGGAACTCGAAAGCACCTTCCATCCGTCGGAAGCTGGCCGCCGCTACCGCGATTTGGCGCGGTTGTGA